One region of Thiorhodovibrio frisius genomic DNA includes:
- the nifB gene encoding nitrogenase cofactor biosynthesis protein NifB, whose translation MELKVVDSSGVREKIRNHPCFSKDAHHHYARMHVAVAPACNIQCHYCNRKYDCANESRPGVVSELLTPEQAVKKTLAVAAEIPQLSVLGIAGPGDPLANPERTFATFAALTEKAPDIRLCVSTNGLMLPPHVDELCQHNIDHVTITINCVDPTIGAQIYPWIFWEHRRIRGVKAAAILIEQQLKGLEMLAERGVLVKINSVLIPGVNDQHLAEVSRIVKDKGAFLHNIMPLIAEPEHGTFFGLMGQRSPSAEELKAVQQACANDMEIMSHCRQCRADAIGMLGQDRHDEFTLERIETLDIDHAAAMERRARVRAEIEAARAAKSQQPALVSLASLTSPKPAAEALPSVHAGQGKSAFAGASFRVAVASSDGQQIDQAFTEVEALRIYQVDNDTLRLIETRPVAVPALLPESGQDLPPVMDSGEGSAAATRVVAAMALVKDCDAVLCTRIGFGAWQQLEQASIRPLSVEAGTATKAALRQAHADWRAETEANIDATPRALSA comes from the coding sequence ATGGAGTTGAAGGTTGTTGATTCGTCTGGGGTGCGGGAGAAAATCCGTAATCATCCCTGCTTCTCGAAAGATGCGCATCATCATTATGCGCGCATGCACGTAGCCGTGGCGCCAGCCTGTAACATCCAGTGTCACTATTGCAATCGCAAATATGACTGTGCCAACGAATCCCGTCCAGGCGTTGTCTCTGAGCTGCTGACACCTGAGCAGGCGGTCAAGAAGACCCTCGCCGTGGCAGCTGAGATCCCCCAACTCAGCGTCCTTGGCATCGCCGGACCCGGTGACCCTCTGGCCAACCCTGAGCGCACCTTTGCCACCTTCGCGGCCCTGACGGAGAAAGCTCCGGATATTCGGCTGTGTGTCTCGACCAATGGGCTCATGCTGCCCCCGCATGTTGACGAACTTTGCCAGCACAACATCGACCACGTCACCATCACAATCAACTGTGTGGACCCAACAATTGGCGCGCAGATTTACCCCTGGATTTTCTGGGAGCACAGGCGTATTCGCGGTGTCAAAGCCGCTGCCATTCTGATTGAGCAGCAGCTCAAGGGCCTGGAGATGCTGGCCGAACGTGGGGTCCTGGTCAAAATCAATTCGGTGCTCATCCCGGGTGTGAATGATCAGCATCTGGCCGAGGTCAGCCGCATCGTCAAGGACAAGGGCGCTTTCCTGCACAACATCATGCCGCTGATTGCCGAGCCGGAGCACGGCACCTTCTTCGGGCTTATGGGGCAACGCTCGCCGAGCGCTGAGGAACTCAAAGCAGTGCAACAAGCCTGCGCCAATGACATGGAGATCATGAGCCACTGCCGGCAGTGCCGCGCCGATGCCATCGGCATGCTCGGGCAGGATCGCCACGACGAATTCACTCTCGAGCGCATTGAAACGCTGGACATTGATCATGCTGCGGCCATGGAGCGCCGCGCCCGGGTGCGCGCCGAGATCGAAGCCGCTCGCGCTGCCAAGTCACAACAGCCCGCACTGGTGTCGCTTGCGTCACTGACAAGCCCCAAGCCCGCAGCTGAGGCATTGCCGTCGGTGCATGCTGGGCAGGGAAAGTCGGCATTTGCAGGGGCAAGCTTTCGCGTCGCAGTGGCCAGCAGCGATGGCCAGCAGATCGACCAGGCGTTTACCGAGGTCGAGGCCCTGCGTATCTACCAGGTCGATAACGACACTCTGCGCCTGATCGAGACGCGCCCGGTCGCAGTACCTGCGCTATTGCCAGAGTCAGGCCAAGACTTGCCACCAGTAATGGACTCTGGCGAGGGCTCTGCCGCAGCAACAAGAGTTGTTGCGGCGATGGCTCTGGTCAAGGATTGCGATGCCGTGCTCTGCACCCGCATTGGTTTTGGTGCATGGCAGCAATTGGAGCAGGCCAGCATTCGGCCCCTGAGCGTTGAGGCCGGCACAGCCACCAAAGCCGCGCTCAGGCAAGCTCATGCCGACTGGCGCGCCGAAACCGAGGCCAACATCGACGCGACGCCCCGCGCCCTGTCAGCCTGA